A segment of the Leptolyngbya sp. NIES-3755 genome:
GTGAATATCAGCAAGATGAAGAAATCGCGGCATACTACTCACAACAATCAGCAAGAACAAGTTTACTGTTAATTTCTCGATCGTGCTGCTTTAAATCACGATTCTTCAGTCTTCTTGAGCAACATCGCTGCCACTTCAGGAAAATTTTTGCTCAAACAGATATCGCAAATTCCGTGAGTGAATTCGACATCTGAATGTTGTTTGATAAACTTCTCAACCGTTGACCAATATCCTTGATCATCTCGAATCCCTTTGCAATAAGAACAAATCGGAATCAAACCTTCCATCTGTTTAATCTGGTCGAGTGCTTCCGCAAGCCGCGTCGAAACTCGTCTTAACTCTAGTTGGACGACTACCTGTCGTGCCAGTGCTTCTAGTGATCGCTTCTGTGACTCGGATAATTCTCGCGGTTTACGATCGATGACACAGAGCGAACCCAAAATATGTCCATCCGGTGTAACGAGCGGCGCACCTGCATAAAACCGAATGTCTGGATCAGCCGTAACCAGCGGATTACTCATAAATTGAGCATCTAACCGCGCATCATTCACGATCAGGGTTTCAGGGCTTTTAATCGTGGCACAAAAAGAAACCGCTCGTGGGGTTTCAGCCACCTCCAAGCCCACTTTGGACTTAAACCACTGCCGCTCGGTATCAATCAGGCTGATCAGCGCGATCGGAGCCTCACAAATGAACGACGCTAACAAAGTAAAGTCATCATAAGTCTGCTCTGGCGGCGTATCTAAAATGCGGTACTGCTTCAAAGCTTCCAGTCTAGCGGCTTCCTGCTCCAATCTTTGTGCTTCCATGACCTCAACCTCGTCTATTCAGCGATGTGCTCTAGGTGACTGAACGCTCATATTTATGACCTTAGCGACTGAGCCAAGAAACGTGGCGAAATTTGATAGTGCTTAACATCGACCCGGATAGTTTGCTGAACATTGATCGAAATATCGTTCTCGATCGTGCCCCAGATACGGCATAATGAGGAGGTTTTCAAATTTTCAGCCCCTATTTTTCAAATCGACATGCGTACCCTCTACTGTGGTCAACTACGAGCGAGCAACATTGGCGAAACGGTCACTCTCTATGGATGGGTGGATCGAAGACGTGACCACGGGTATGTGATTTTTATCGATTTACGCGATCGTGAAGGCATTGTTCAAGTCGTCAGCGATCCCGATCGCACACCAAATTCTTATAAAGCAGCGGGCGATCTGCGAAACGAGTATGTGATCAAAATCGTGGGACGAGTCACCAAGCGTCCCGATGAATCACTCAATCCAAAAATTCCAACTGGAGAAGTTGAAATCTACGCAGACGAAATCGAAATTCTCAACGCCGTTCGTAAGCAGCTTCCATTCCAAGTATCTGCGGCTGAGAATGAATCGGTGCGTGAAGAACTGCGGCTGAAATATCGCTATTTGGATCTGAGACGCGATCGCATGAGTCGCAATCTCCAACTGCGTCATCAATTAATCAAAGCAATGCGGCGATTTTTAGAAGATACAGAAGGATTTGTCGAAGTTGAAACCCCAATTTTGACTCGATCGACTCCTGAAGGTGCGAGAGACTATCTCGTTCCATCGCGAGTGAATGCAGGTGAATGGTATGCGTTGCCGCAATCACCCCAGTTATTTAAGCAGTTGTTGATGGTATCGGGACTCGATCGCTATTATCAAATTGCTCGTTGTTTCCGCGATGAAGATTTACGGGCAGAACGTCAGCCAGAATTTACGCAGCTTGACATGGAAATGAGCTTCATGAGTCAAGACGAAATTCTCGATCTGAATGAACGCTTAGTTTGTCACCTGATCAAGACGATTAAAGGTGTAGAAATTCCGCGTCCATTCCCTCGGTTAACTTACGCGGAAGCAATGGATCGATATGGCAGTGATAAGCCTGATACCCGATTCGGTTTAGAGCTAGTGAATGTTTCCGATGTGGTTGAAGACTGCGGTTTCAAAGTCTTTTCAGATTCGGTGAAAAAAGGTGGATTAGTGAAGATCCTGCCAATTCCAAACGGAAATGATGCAATCTCGAATGTTCGGATTAAGCCCGGTGGCGATGTGTTCAAAGAAGCATCTGAAGCTGGAGCGCGAGGACTAGCTTACATTCGAGTTCGAGAAGATGGCGAGATAGATACGATCGGCGCAATCAAAGACAATCTTTCCGAAGCTCAGAAACAAGAAATTCTCGATCGCACAGAAGCTAAACCGGGACATCTTTTATTGTTCGCGGCAGGTGATTCAGCGACCGTGAATAAAACCCTCGATCGCTTACGTCAATATCTCGGTAATGAACTTGGTATGATCGATCCAGACAAGCTTAATCTGCTCTGGGTGGTCGATTTCCCGATGTTCGAGTGGAATGCTGACGAGAAACGGTTAGAAGCTTTGCACCATCCGTTTACTGCTCCACACCCAGACGATGTAGACGATCTGAAAACTGCTCGTGCTCAAGCTTACGACCTCGCCTTTAACGGGTTTGAAGTTGGGGGCGGTAGTGTTCGGATTCATCAACCGGAACTGCAAGCGAAAGTATTTGAAACGATCGGCATTGCCGAAGAAGAGGCTCAGAACAAATTCGGCTTCTTGCTCGAAGCGTTTGAATACGGTGCGCCGCCGCATGGGGGGTTGGCTTATGGAATCGATCGCTGGGTGATGCTGTTATCCGGTGAAGAATCCATCCGCGATGTGATTGCGTTTCCGAAGACCCAGCAGGCTCGTTGTTTGCTCACCAGCGCTCCTTCCAGCGTCGATGACAAACAATTGAAGGAACTCCACGTCGCGTCCACGCTGAAGCCAAAATCTAACACTCCCTAGAGCAGATTCTAGTCTTTAGACATACTCTGGATTGCAATCTGCAAAGTTAAGGCACTCACTATCTAAAAAGCCAGCGATCGCCATTTCCAACACCATCTCGATCGGATATCCTGTTTCCGCAGCGTGGGCTAACAGTGCCCGCTGAATTCGTTCTGGGAAGGCAGCCAGCATCATTTTGGCAGCAATTGGACTAAGGTGTTCGCTGGTTTGTTCTGATGACGGTGTGATTGATTCCATTGATCTCTCCCTGGATAATCTGTTACTCAAGCTTCGCATTCTTAATTGTTGCTTGATCCACGATCGATGCTTTCAAATCCTAGTTTCGATCGCTCATCACCACACTTTCTGTCTCTGAATTCGGATCAAATAACCACTGTTTCGCATCATTCATCAACGCTTCTTCAGCCGCCCGTGGAAGTTGCACATCAACGCCATTCGTAACTGCACCAAGTAAGCGTAAACTCGCGGTTTCGGTTAGTTGATCGATCGCTTCTTCCAACAAACTTCGCTGTGTGACACCCGGACGAGTCACCAGCACCATTCCATCGGTAAACGGCTCCAAAATTAGCGCATCATTACACTGGCTCAGAGGTGGAGAATCGAGAATGACTAGATCAAATCGTCCTCGTGCATCTTCTAGCAAGCGGCGGAGTTCACTCGATTCAAGTAAAGGTGCTGCCGCTGGTTGAGGACCAGGACTTGGTACAACATAAAGGTTTTCTACATCAGGAGCGAGTCGAATACAATCGCTAATTTGTCCAAGATAACGCAGTGGTTCGAGTTGACTATCGGGATCAGGCGTGAGATTCACTTGATGAGCCGCAGAGGACGATCGTAAATCTGCTTCGATCAATAATGTGCGTTTTCCAGCACGAGCGGACGCGATCGCTAAATTGTAAGCGGTGACGGTTTTGCCCTCGTTCTCGATCGTGCTAATCATCATGATCACGCGCAGATTCTTCGATTCGGTTAGGCGAAGATTACTCCGGAACCGCTCATAGTACTCTGCATAAGGCGAATCGGGTTTGACTAGAATCGGATTGTCATTGGGAATAAAGGATTTTACAAGCGGCAGAATTCCGAGAATTGCAACATCTCTTTGGCGAATCGCTTCTCGTAAGTCTTCTGCGGTGTAGATTGTGCCTTCGAGTGTATCGAGCAAGAAGATGACACCTGCACCCACGACTAAACCTACGATCGCGCCTACCGCTAAGGTAATCGGAATACTTTTTGGAGCTTTCACACCTGTGGGAGAAACAGTAGGCGACTGAGCTAATCCTAAGCTGCTGACAATCTCAACTTCAGCCGCTCTCGCATCCACAAGCTTTTGCTGCATTTGATCATAGAGATTTTTCTTCAGCTTGACTTGATCTTCGAGTCGAGTTCGTTCGAGTTGCTTGTTTGGAATGCTGGAGAACTGTTGCCTGAGTTCTTGCTCCGATCGAAGTGATGAAACAATTTGTTGCTCGATCGATTCTTTCTGAGTTTGTAAGTTAACCAGGGTATTCGCTAATTGTTGACGCGCTGGATCAAGGCTACTATCCTGTCGTACATTTCCAACGAATGGAGCAACTTGACCATTTCCGCCAATCACTTCGGTTGCTCGTTTGCGAATTTCTTCTTCGTAAGCTTGCTGTTGTTTTTTCAGAGTGACAACTTGAGGATGTTCAGGGCGCAAATCTTTTAATAGAACAGTCATTTGGGATTCGATTTGCTGCAACTGAGCACGGAGACTTGCAATGATCGGATCAGCACTCAACGCAGAGGATACATAGGCTTGATTCGGATCAAGTCCGAGCTTTTCTTCGATGCTACTAATCTGAGCATTGATGCCATCTAACTGTAATCTCAATTGTTGCTGTTGTTGTTGACTACCTGCGATCGACTTAATGATATTGCCATCTTGAGCCGCAAACAGTTGAGGTCCTTCGACGCGATCGTATTGTTCTAAGGTTCTCTCGGCATCAGAAAGTTCTTGCTTCACTTTCGGCAAGCGTTGTTCGATCGCGCCAATAATCGATCTCAGTCGTGCCGAATTGTTCAATCGACTTTGCTCGACTAATTGTCGCGATAGTTGACTAATGACCTCACCTGCACGTTTTTGATCGCCATCTTTGTAAGTGACTTGTACTTCCGCTTTTTGAGCCGTTCCATCTTTTGGATCACCGCCGCCTCTAATTTTGATCGTGGCTCCTTTTCTCAACGCATCAGGTTTCAGCCCGACTTCTTTGGCAATGCCTTCAACGACTTGATCGGTTAGCAGCGTATCTTCTGTGAAAGCTTCGACAGGTTGACGCACTTGAGAACCGATCGTAGAAAAGGTAATCGGAGGCGCATTTGAAACTAATGTAGATTCTGCAACGAAACTGGGGGGTGGATCGGGTTGAACTGCAACTACGCCACCCGCACCCAAGCCTACAGCAACCCCGGCTGGAATCACCCATTTGTAGCGATTAACAGCTAATAAATAACGTTTTACGATCGGTGGAACCATAGGAAAGCCCTGACTAAAAATAGAAGTATTTACTCGCGCCCGGTTGGACCAAATAAGCTGTCTGCTCCATTTCGGAGTTCACGGAAGAACAATAAGAAGCCGAGCACATCTCGGAACGGCTGCGTGAAGGTGTTGAGTGCATAAGTGATTCTGCCCACGAGATTTCGCCCGATCACAATCACGTCATTGTCTTCAAGCTGAATGTTTTGAGCCATGTTGCCGCTGAGAATGCTTCGAGCATCAATGTCACGGGTCACGGCTTTTTTCTGAATTGGATCAAATCGAATCAGGGCAACTCGACGGAGATTGGCAGTGTCAGGTCCAGGTCTTGCAGCGGTGAGCGCATCTAGAAAAGTGCTGCCATTCGGGAGTGAGAGCGTTCCAAGTCCGTTGGTGGCATAAGTGAGCAGTCGGACATTGATTTGGGGTTTCACCAATGTCGATCGAGCCATTAATGTTCGATCGTAGTTTTGATCCTGCTCGGATAGCTTCGGAATCACAACCACATCACCGTCTTGAAGCTTCAGATCTGGCAATGGTGTTCCTTCTTGCAAGGGTGTGACTAAATCTAGCTTTTCTTCCAGCATCGAACCATCTGATAATGGGCGCTTGACGATGATCGATCGCAAATCTGCCTGTCCGGTTGCGCCGCCTGCTAACAATAAAGCTGCGGAAGTTCGCGGTAGAGACAGTGTATAAAGTCCCGGTTTCGCAATTTCGCCTGTAACCGTCACGAGAACCGGACGCTGACTGGTTAGCGCTACGAATACAACTGGATCAATCACAAATCGATTCACCCCTTGTCGAATTCGGTCTTGGGCTTGTGCGATCGTCAATCCTTGAAGCGGTACTTTGCCCAATAGTGGAGCAGTAATATTCCCTTCTTGGTCGATCGTCGCTTGAAAGTTCAGATCGGTAAATCGCTGCACTTGAACTGAAATCGAGTCACCTGCTCCCAAGCGATACAGACCGAAAGAATTCACAGGAGGAACGGACGGATTAGGAGTGCTTGGAACTTGCTGCGTCGTAGAGTCACGGAGTCTTTGTCGCGCTTGTTCAATCAGTTCAAGGGGTGACAGACGAGATTGAATCGGTAAAGGCGCAGAAGGTTGAGCCGAAACGCTTCGGGCACTGAGCCAGATCGAACAAGCAGGAGCGATCGAGTATACGCCCGCCATCAACAGCGAGGTCATCCACCCGCGTGGAGCAGACCGGAGAAATTGCAATTCAACTAAACGCATGGGATAGGCAATCCGTATCAAGCGGGGTTTCTAGCTCAAGTGAGCTACATTGTATTGAGATGCACCCGAATGGCATCCGAGTTTTCCGCGCCCAGTATGCCCAAATTTACGAGTTGGAACGCAGAACTTGATTCGTCAAGGTGGATTGTACGGTTTGCACCAAGGATTCGAGTTTGCCCCGATGCGGTTCAATGTCGTCAAGTGGCTCGATCGGTAAACTAATATTCACGGCAATCCAAGCGGCTCGACGGTTTTGCCATTGAAGTGTGCGATCGCGAATAAACCACCAAAATGGAGCGGGATGCCCGCCATCTTCCCAGGCATACCACCGCATCACCGCATAAGTTTGTCGCGGTGTCCAAGCTCGGAGAAATTCAACCGTGATCGAACCAACTTGGATTTGGCGATGAGAATCGGTTTTGAAACTTTGAGAACCGTCGAGATCTGCCCATTCTACTTGGGGTTGATCAATCGATCGAGCTTGCGGCAAAAATAAAACGGTTGCTGTGGTTTGCGTGGAATCTTGGAGATTTTCTAGCATCCATTTGCGTTCCCCGATCGAGACTGAAGTTTTCTCGATTGATTTCCACCCTGGAATTTCGATGCCCTCTTTTTTCAGCGATCTCAACTGATTGAGAACTGCGACTTGTGGCGGAGCTTTCCAGCGCCATTGACCTCCGGACAAGTAACCGGGCAATGCACCAAAGCAAATCAATCCAATCAAAATCAGCAATAAGGCAACCTTGGGGAAGTTGGACTTAGCGAATGAGGTCAGCATCAGGGTTGGGGCTGGATGGGGCGAAGAACTTTTCCATCTGATTGCACAGCACTATTAGTAAACCCAGCATGGCTGCCGAGTAGACATCTCCACCCCAACCATCGTGAAGTAAGTGGAAGGCTGAGTCTTGTCCTGTCCCGTGAAAGAACGCGAGTAATGTATTGCGGATGATGTTTGCAGTGACACTGATGAAGATAGTTCCAATTAGGAACACGATCGAGAAAGAGCGCGATCGCAGATTATTTGTCCAATACAGAATCATCAATCCAACATACAAGCTGGTGAATAGCATCTTCAATCCAGCACAGTAGGGAGCCACTTCAACTAATCGATCGTTGACAAAGAGATAGATGTTCTGAACGGTCACATTCATGCCAAACTGATTCAGAATAAAGCCTGCGGTTCCAGCAATAAAGCTCTGAAGCGGCATTGTATGAGGTGCAAGCAAATAAGGAATTTCGTTTGGTGTAGCGAGAGCAATTAACACTAATGGAAACAGTTGCAGCTTTAATCCTGGTAAGCCTTTCAACCAGAGACAGATTGCAGTTAGCAGAATCGGAAATGAAAGATTGACTGGATCAGGTAATCCACTCAGATACATCACTCCAGCAACGAGCAACAATCCAATGCTGATAAATCTAGCTGCTCCAACTTGATCAGAGAGTCGAATCCAACGTTTGCGATTGTACCAAGCAATATTCGCTGCAAAGGGTAGACCGATGATGCCATGACTAAAATATTCATGTTCAATGCTGATTGATTTTCTGATCCAACCGTCATACCAGTGAACCAGCAAAGGAATATACAAAGTTGCGAGCAATCCAAGAAGGACGACATCACTCCAATGTCGATCGAGAAATGAAAAACGCCGAATGTGCATGACTTTAGACCGGGAGTTTAACTACAGCGGGAGTTGCGAGACTTTCTTCGATCGCGCCAACCACTTGAATGACTTGGGCTTCAGTCAAACCGGGATACATGGGCAATGAAATAATTTCCTCACACAAACTCTCAGCAACCGGAAAATCTCCTTCCCGATACCCTAATTTCTTAAATGCAGGCTGCAAGTGACACGGTAACGGATAGTGAATGCCAGTTTGAATGCCTTGAGCTTCGAGCCGTTCTTGTAAGGTTTCTCGATCGACAATTTCCGATTTCAACACTCGCATCACATACAAGTGATAGACATGTCCTTTTCCGCTCTGGTTAAAAATCGGAACTAATCCACGCGACTGTAACGGTTTTAAGAGCGCGTTGTATTGTTCTGCGATTTGAGCGCGATCGCGGTTCCAACTTGGTAAATGCGGAAGTTTCACATTCAAAATCGCAGCTTGAATCGAATCTAAACGGCTATTCGTCCCAAACTCAGTATGAAAATATTTACGAGGAGCACCATAGTTTCTGAGCGTTCGTAATTTAGCCGCGATCGCTTCATCTTTGGTAACAACGATTCCACCATCGCCCAACGCGCCCAAATTCTTACTGGGATAAAAACTGAATGCAGCCGCAAGCCCGATCGATCCGGCTCGAATTCCTTCCCGCTCCGCTAAATGCGCCTGTGCCGCATCTTCAAAAATAATCAGTTCGTAAGTGTGAGCTAAATCTCTGAGCAAGCAAGGCGAAACCATTTGCCCATAGAGATGAACAGGTACGATCGCTCTCGTTCGAGGTGTAATCGCTCGTTCCGCTGCAACTAAATCGATTAAAGCCGTTTTCGGATCGCAATCGACTAAAACTGGAGTCGCTCCACAGCGTAGAACTCCGATCAGCGTTGCCACGAAGGTATTTGCAGGAAGAATTACCTCATCCCCGTGACCGATTCCACAGGCTTGTAAACCAAGCGCGATCGCATCTGTGCCACAAGCCACCCCAACCCCATGTGCCACTCCACAAGCTTTAGAAAACGCCTGCTCGAACTCATTCACCGACTGTCCCATGACATAATCCCCCCGCTGAAGCACCCCGTGGATTGCCTGCTCGATTTGAGCTTGAATCGGTTGGTGGAGAGGAGCGAGATCGACGAAAGGAACAAGAGGAGTGATGCTCTGCATACTGAAGCCGCTAGATAGATAAGCCAGTCAGGTAGAAGTCCCAAACAGTCAGAGGAGCCTGACGGGTTCAGAGTACCCAGAGCAACAGAGTTCAATTCCAGCGCATTTACTGACGAGAGAGCCAATTTACAGTCGCAACTGATGCGATCGTTCCGAGAAAATGCGCCGTCACCGCGAGCATATTCGACATTGCAACAAAAACATCTAACGGACGGATGATTCGTGTGGGATCATAGATGGCGACTCCTTGCGGCTGAGAGATCGCTTTCGACAACAACACTCCTAGCGCTGATCCGCCCCCTAAAATCCCTAACGCCATTCCGATAAAGCCTGCAATGATACCCAGTCTCAACACTTGCACAATGTCGCTCTTTTTCGGATGTCGATCGACATTGGCATGACGCAATCGACGCGCAAAAAGTAATTGACGAAACGCTAGAAATGCCGTGTAGAGTAGTACCGCAATTGCCGCGACTGCCCAAAATGTAGCAATTCCTAATCCGGGCGTTGTACTTGCAACATTGTTTTCTTGAGACCCGATCGCACTATTGAAATTTCGTCCTGCGATCGCAAACAGTAATAGGACTCCAGCAGCGATTCCGAGACCAAGCTGAGTGACGATTCCGAGCCATCCAATTAGCCGCAAAATTCGCCCAATTTGTCCTAATTTATGAACTAGAGAATCACTTTCTGGGGCTGGAAGTGGTGTATGAGGCTGCATCTTTGTTTCCTCGATCGACTATTTATCTCACACGCTATTCAAGCGAGTCAGAAGATGCGACTCTCTCCAGAACGATTCTATGCTGATCAGCCT
Coding sequences within it:
- a CDS encoding hypothetical protein (similar to AA sequence:cyanobase_aa:cce_1555), yielding MEAQRLEQEAARLEALKQYRILDTPPEQTYDDFTLLASFICEAPIALISLIDTERQWFKSKVGLEVAETPRAVSFCATIKSPETLIVNDARLDAQFMSNPLVTADPDIRFYAGAPLVTPDGHILGSLCVIDRKPRELSESQKRSLEALARQVVVQLELRRVSTRLAEALDQIKQMEGLIPICSYCKGIRDDQGYWSTVEKFIKQHSDVEFTHGICDICLSKNFPEVAAMLLKKTEES
- a CDS encoding aspartyl-tRNA synthetase AspS (similar to AA sequence:cyanobase_aa:LBDG_11390) — its product is MRTLYCGQLRASNIGETVTLYGWVDRRRDHGYVIFIDLRDREGIVQVVSDPDRTPNSYKAAGDLRNEYVIKIVGRVTKRPDESLNPKIPTGEVEIYADEIEILNAVRKQLPFQVSAAENESVREELRLKYRYLDLRRDRMSRNLQLRHQLIKAMRRFLEDTEGFVEVETPILTRSTPEGARDYLVPSRVNAGEWYALPQSPQLFKQLLMVSGLDRYYQIARCFRDEDLRAERQPEFTQLDMEMSFMSQDEILDLNERLVCHLIKTIKGVEIPRPFPRLTYAEAMDRYGSDKPDTRFGLELVNVSDVVEDCGFKVFSDSVKKGGLVKILPIPNGNDAISNVRIKPGGDVFKEASEAGARGLAYIRVREDGEIDTIGAIKDNLSEAQKQEILDRTEAKPGHLLLFAAGDSATVNKTLDRLRQYLGNELGMIDPDKLNLLWVVDFPMFEWNADEKRLEALHHPFTAPHPDDVDDLKTARAQAYDLAFNGFEVGGGSVRIHQPELQAKVFETIGIAEEEAQNKFGFLLEAFEYGAPPHGGLAYGIDRWVMLLSGEESIRDVIAFPKTQQARCLLTSAPSSVDDKQLKELHVASTLKPKSNTP
- a CDS encoding hypothetical protein (hypothetical protein MicvaDRAFT_4898;~similar to AA sequence:cyanobase_aa:LBDG_11670); translated protein: MESITPSSEQTSEHLSPIAAKMMLAAFPERIQRALLAHAAETGYPIEMVLEMAIAGFLDSECLNFADCNPEYV
- a CDS encoding lipopolysaccharide biosynthesis protein (similar to AA sequence:cyanobase_aa:LBDG_09860) → MVPPIVKRYLLAVNRYKWVIPAGVAVGLGAGGVVAVQPDPPPSFVAESTLVSNAPPITFSTIGSQVRQPVEAFTEDTLLTDQVVEGIAKEVGLKPDALRKGATIKIRGGGDPKDGTAQKAEVQVTYKDGDQKRAGEVISQLSRQLVEQSRLNNSARLRSIIGAIEQRLPKVKQELSDAERTLEQYDRVEGPQLFAAQDGNIIKSIAGSQQQQQQLRLQLDGINAQISSIEEKLGLDPNQAYVSSALSADPIIASLRAQLQQIESQMTVLLKDLRPEHPQVVTLKKQQQAYEEEIRKRATEVIGGNGQVAPFVGNVRQDSSLDPARQQLANTLVNLQTQKESIEQQIVSSLRSEQELRQQFSSIPNKQLERTRLEDQVKLKKNLYDQMQQKLVDARAAEVEIVSSLGLAQSPTVSPTGVKAPKSIPITLAVGAIVGLVVGAGVIFLLDTLEGTIYTAEDLREAIRQRDVAILGILPLVKSFIPNDNPILVKPDSPYAEYYERFRSNLRLTESKNLRVIMMISTIENEGKTVTAYNLAIASARAGKRTLLIEADLRSSSAAHQVNLTPDPDSQLEPLRYLGQISDCIRLAPDVENLYVVPSPGPQPAAAPLLESSELRRLLEDARGRFDLVILDSPPLSQCNDALILEPFTDGMVLVTRPGVTQRSLLEEAIDQLTETASLRLLGAVTNGVDVQLPRAAEEALMNDAKQWLFDPNSETESVVMSDRN
- a CDS encoding polysaccharide export protein (similar to AA sequence:cyanobase_aa:LBDG_09850); the protein is MRLVELQFLRSAPRGWMTSLLMAGVYSIAPACSIWLSARSVSAQPSAPLPIQSRLSPLELIEQARQRLRDSTTQQVPSTPNPSVPPVNSFGLYRLGAGDSISVQVQRFTDLNFQATIDQEGNITAPLLGKVPLQGLTIAQAQDRIRQGVNRFVIDPVVFVALTSQRPVLVTVTGEIAKPGLYTLSLPRTSAALLLAGGATGQADLRSIIVKRPLSDGSMLEEKLDLVTPLQEGTPLPDLKLQDGDVVVIPKLSEQDQNYDRTLMARSTLVKPQINVRLLTYATNGLGTLSLPNGSTFLDALTAARPGPDTANLRRVALIRFDPIQKKAVTRDIDARSILSGNMAQNIQLEDNDVIVIGRNLVGRITYALNTFTQPFRDVLGFLLFFRELRNGADSLFGPTGRE
- a CDS encoding hypothetical protein (similar to AA sequence:cyanobase_aa:LBDG_09840) — encoded protein: MLTSFAKSNFPKVALLLILIGLICFGALPGYLSGGQWRWKAPPQVAVLNQLRSLKKEGIEIPGWKSIEKTSVSIGERKWMLENLQDSTQTTATVLFLPQARSIDQPQVEWADLDGSQSFKTDSHRQIQVGSITVEFLRAWTPRQTYAVMRWYAWEDGGHPAPFWWFIRDRTLQWQNRRAAWIAVNISLPIEPLDDIEPHRGKLESLVQTVQSTLTNQVLRSNS
- a CDS encoding hypothetical protein (similar to AA sequence:cyanobase_aa:LBDG_09820), whose translation is MHIRRFSFLDRHWSDVVLLGLLATLYIPLLVHWYDGWIRKSISIEHEYFSHGIIGLPFAANIAWYNRKRWIRLSDQVGAARFISIGLLLVAGVMYLSGLPDPVNLSFPILLTAICLWLKGLPGLKLQLFPLVLIALATPNEIPYLLAPHTMPLQSFIAGTAGFILNQFGMNVTVQNIYLFVNDRLVEVAPYCAGLKMLFTSLYVGLMILYWTNNLRSRSFSIVFLIGTIFISVTANIIRNTLLAFFHGTGQDSAFHLLHDGWGGDVYSAAMLGLLIVLCNQMEKFFAPSSPNPDADLIR
- a CDS encoding DegT/DnrJ/EryC1/StrS family protein (similar to AA sequence:cyanobase_aa:LBDG_09810) — protein: MQSITPLVPFVDLAPLHQPIQAQIEQAIHGVLQRGDYVMGQSVNEFEQAFSKACGVAHGVGVACGTDAIALGLQACGIGHGDEVILPANTFVATLIGVLRCGATPVLVDCDPKTALIDLVAAERAITPRTRAIVPVHLYGQMVSPCLLRDLAHTYELIIFEDAAQAHLAEREGIRAGSIGLAAAFSFYPSKNLGALGDGGIVVTKDEAIAAKLRTLRNYGAPRKYFHTEFGTNSRLDSIQAAILNVKLPHLPSWNRDRAQIAEQYNALLKPLQSRGLVPIFNQSGKGHVYHLYVMRVLKSEIVDRETLQERLEAQGIQTGIHYPLPCHLQPAFKKLGYREGDFPVAESLCEEIISLPMYPGLTEAQVIQVVGAIEESLATPAVVKLPV
- a CDS encoding hypothetical protein (conserved membrane hypothetical protein;~similar to AA sequence:cyanobase_aa:LBDG_15970), whose amino-acid sequence is MQPHTPLPAPESDSLVHKLGQIGRILRLIGWLGIVTQLGLGIAAGVLLLFAIAGRNFNSAIGSQENNVASTTPGLGIATFWAVAAIAVLLYTAFLAFRQLLFARRLRHANVDRHPKKSDIVQVLRLGIIAGFIGMALGILGGGSALGVLLSKAISQPQGVAIYDPTRIIRPLDVFVAMSNMLAVTAHFLGTIASVATVNWLSRQ